Proteins encoded together in one Ipomoea triloba cultivar NCNSP0323 chromosome 4, ASM357664v1 window:
- the LOC116015217 gene encoding tetraspanin-3-like, with translation MRSSNHLIGLMNFLTFLASIPILGGGIWLSSRANSTDCMKFLQWPLIIIGVAIMVVSLAGFAGACYRNTFLMYLYLWAMFFIIAILIGFIIFAYAVTDKGSGRPVLNRAYSEYYLQDYTGWLEERVTTQSYWSKISSCVRDSHVCGKMGRSVNGIPETADMFNLRKLSPIESGCCKPPTACGYIYGNETYWTPGTGLVGADPDCARWSNDQEQLCYNCDSCKAGVLASLKKSWRKVSVINIVILIFLVIMYVVACAAFRHNKRMDNDEPYGETRMEKAQPSRIHF, from the exons ATGAGAAGCAGCAACCATTTGATAGGTCTGATGAACTTCTTGACATTCCTGGCATCAATCCCTATTCTGGGGGGAGGGATATGGCTGAGCAGCAGAGCCAACAGCACAGATTGCATGAAGTTTCTTCAATGGCCGCTCATAATCATTGGGGTGGCAATCATGGTGGTTTCTCTAGCCGGTTTTGCTGGGGCTTGTTACAGAAACACTTTTCTCATGTACCTTTACCTGTGGGCCATGTTCTTCATCATTGCTATTCTTATTGGCTTCATCATCTTTGCTTATGCTGTCACTGATAAGGGCTCGGGTCGACCCGTTTTGAACCGGGCATATTCCGAGTATTACCTCCAGGACTATACTGGGTGGCTGGAGGAGAGGGTCACAACTCAGAGCTATTGGTCAAAGATCAGTTCTTGTGTTAGGGATTCTCATGTTTGTGGGAAGATGGGAAGGTCTGTTAATGGAATCCCTGAGACTGCTGATATGTTTAACCTCAGAAAGCTCAGTCCTATTGAG TCTGGATGCTGCAAGCCCCCCACAGCATGTGGCTATATTTATGGGAATGAGACATACTGGACCCCTGGAACGGGACTCGTTGGAGCTGACCCAGATTGCGCTAGATGGAGCAATGACCAAGAGCAACTCTGCTACAACTGTGACTCTTGCAAAGCGGGTGTACTAGCCAGCCTGAAAAAGAGCTGGAGGAAGGTTTCTGTGATCAATATCGTCATATTAATCTTCCTAGTGATCATGTACGTGGTAGCCTGTGCAGCATTCAGGCACAACAAACGTATGGACAATGACGAACCTTATGGTGAAACCAGGATGGAGAAGGCACAACCTAGCAGGATACATTTTTAG
- the LOC116016187 gene encoding tRNA-splicing endonuclease subunit Sen2-1-like, whose amino-acid sequence MISKRENFPSLCKAYSHLRSKNWVVRSGSQYGVDFVAYRHHPALVHSEYAVLVLSSEGGNGNDRLRVWSDYHCTLRLCGSVAKTLLVLHVEKHNLDSESPSSLDSYIIEERTITRWSPEQCREDKVLAKAVE is encoded by the exons ATGATATCCAAGAGGGAAAACTTTCCTAGTTTATGCAAAGCATATTCTCATCTCCGATCAAAGAATTGGGTGGTTAGGTCAGGGTCTCAGTATGGCGTGGACTTTGTAGCTTATCGCCATCATCCTGCTCTGGTGCACTCAGAATATGCTGTGCTTGTTTTATCCTCAGAAGGAGGCAATGGAAATGATCGTTTGAGGGTCTGGTCTGACTATCATTGCACTCTTCGGCTCTGTGGCAGTGTCGCCAAGACATTGCTGGTTCTTCATGTGGAGAAACATAATCTCGATTCAGAATCACCATCAAGCTTAGATAGTTACATCATCGAAGAGAGAACCATTACTAGATGGAGTCCAGAACAGTGCCGCGAGGATAAAGTG TTAGCTAAAGCTGTAGAGTAA
- the LOC116015218 gene encoding phosphatidylinositol transfer protein 1-like: MVLIKEFRIVLPLSLEEYERAQMYIVMKMLQQNTTGNEGVEILENKSFDDDEYGQGQYTSKIYRFHSKVPSWLTAFAPANALATQEEAWNAYPMCKTVMKCPFFSKLSLTIETIHKADNGHSENVHGLSKEQLAAREVETIDIASAASDYWSFIVGRCNVDFSKFRSARTGRGPLLEGWKDNCSPVMTAYKLVTVNVPYWGFGRKLEKTLMAAERALFLESHRNCFAWIDEWIGLTLEVMQELEQQSDCSLNKKLGTHCSVDNNRTAGQEESPDGERALA; this comes from the exons ATGGTTCTGATTAAGGAATT TCGGATTGTCTTGCCTTTGTCATTGGAAGAG TATGAGAGAGCCCAGATGTATATAGTTATGAAAATGCTGCAACAGAACACTACAGGGAATGAAGGTGTGGAGATTCTGGAGAACAAATcctttgatgatgatgaatatgGTCAGGGGCAGTATACTTCAAAAATTTATAGATTTCACAG TAAAGTACCTTCTTGGTTAACTGCATTTGCACCAGCAAATGCCCTGGCGACACAAGAAGAAGCGTGGAATGCATATCCAATGTGTAAAACAG TTATGAAGTGTCCATTCTTCTCAAAGTTGAGTCTAACTATTGAAACTATTCATAAAGCTGACAATGGGCATTCTGAAAAT GTGCATGGCCTGAGCAAAGAACAGCTTGCAGCCAGAGAGGTGGAAACCATTGATATTGCCTCTGCTGCAAGTGATTATTGGAGTTTCATAGTTGGAAGATGCAATGTTGATTTCTCCAAGTTCCGGTCTGCAAGAACTGGACGAGGCCCTCTGTTGGAGGGGTGGAAG GACAATTGTTCTCCAGTTATGACTGCTTACAAGTTGGTCACAGTAAACGTTCCGTACTGGGGATTTGGACGCAAACTTGAAAAAACTTTAATGGCG GCTGAAAGGGCGCTTTTCCTGGAAAGCCATCGAAACTGTTTTGCTTGGATTGATGAATGGATTGGGTTGACATTGGAGGTGATGCAGGAGCTAGAACAACAAAGCGATTGCTCTTTAAACAAG AAACTAGGAACGCATTGTTCAGTGGACAACAATCGGACGGCGGGGCAAGAAGAATCTCCAGATGGTGAGAGAGCATTAGCCTGA
- the LOC116015173 gene encoding carbamoyl-phosphate synthase large chain, chloroplastic-like — translation MGFCMNHCENVVSKLVSSSPSPYLSKADAFRVFSQFRKTSTKKKSSSLSLQFQPVVLNSGKIWARTSPIRCEQSVEGFSKQTVVGKRTDIKKILILGAGPIVIGQACEFDYSGTQACKALREEGYEVILINSNPATIMTDPEMADRTYIEPMTPDLVEQVLEKERPDALLPTMGGQTALNLAVALAESGVLEKYGVELIGAKLDAIKKAEDRDLFKQAMKNIGLKTPPSGIGTTLEECFEIANSIGEFPLIIRPAFTLGGTGGGIAYNKEEFEAICKSGLAASLTSQVLVEKSLLGWKEYELEVMRDLADNVVIICSIENIDPMGVHTGDSITVAPAQTLTDKEYQRLRDYSIAIIREIGVECGGSNVQFAVNPEDGEVMIIEMNPRVSRSSALASKATGFPIAKMAAKLSVGYSLDQIPNDITKKTPASFEPSIDYVVTKIPRFAFEKFPGSEPILTTQMKSVGESMAVGRTFQESFQKAVRSLECGYSGWGCAPIKELDWDWDKLKYNLRVPNPDRIHAIYAAMKRGMKVNDIHELSFIDKWFLTQLKELVDVEQYLLAHNLATLTKDDFYEVKKRGFSDKQIAFALKSTEKEVRSKRLSLGIKPAYKRVDTCAAEFEADTPYMYSTYDVECESAPTQRKKVLILGGGPNRIGQGIEFDYCCCHTSFALQDAGYETIMMNSNPETVSTDYDTSDRLYFEPLTVEDVLNVIDLERPDGIIVQFGGQTPLKLALPIQQYLDANKPKCRSGTEYVRIWGTSPDSIDAAEDRERFNIILNELKIEQPKGGIAKSEKDALAIAADIGYPVVVRPSYVLGGRAMEIVYSDDKLVKYLENAVEVDPERPVLIDKYLSDAIEIDVDALADSHGNVVIGGIMEHIEQAGVHSGDSACMLPTQTVSASCLDTIRSWTAKLAKRLNVCGLMNCQYAITASGDVFLLEANPRASRTVPFVSKSIGRPLAKYASLVMSGKSLHDIQFTEEVIPRHVSVKEAVLPFEKFQGCDVLLGPEMRSTGEVMGIYFESSVAFAKAQIAAGQRLPHSGTLFLSLNDLTKPQLATIGRAFADIGFQIVATSGTAHVLELESIPVERVLKMHEGRPHAGDLIANGQIQLMVITSSGDTLDQIDGRKLRRMALAYKIPVITTVAGALATAKAIKSLKQNKIVMSALQDYFNIPTEAERGKNLQSASSISSSSSS, via the exons ATGGGGTTTTGTATGAATCACTGTGAGAATGTTGTGTCCAAGCTCGTTTCTTCATCGCCTTCGCCCTATTTATCCAAAGCAGATGCTTTTCGGGTTTTTTCCCAGTTTAGGAAAACAAGCACGAAGAAGAAATCGTCAAGTTTGAGCCTCCAATTTCAGCCGGTGGTCTTGAATTCGGGCAAAATTTGGGCCCGAACGAGCCCGATTCGGTGCGAGCAGAGTGTTGAGGGTTTTAGTAAGCAAACGGTGGTGGGGAAGAGGACGGATATCAAAAAGATTTTGATTTTAGGCGCAGGGCCTATAGTGATAGGGCAAGCCTGCGAGTTTGATTATTCAGGGACTCAGGCTTGTAAAGCGCTTAGGGAAGAAGGGTATGAGGTGATTTTGATTAATTCAAACCCGGCCACGATTATGACTGACCCGGAAATGGCGGATAGGACTTATATTGAGCCTATGACGCCTGATCTTGTAGAGCAAGTGCTCGAAAAAGAGAGGCCGGATGCTTTGTTGCCCACCATGGGTGGGCAGACAGCTCTGAACCTTGCAGTGGCTTTGGCTGAGAGTGGGGTTCTTGAGAAATATGGTGTGGAGTTAATTGGGGCGAAACTCGATGCCATAAAGAAGGCAGAGGATAGGGATTTGTTTAAGCAGGCTATGAAGAACATTGGGCTAAAGACACCCCCTTCCGGGATTGGGACTACCCTCGAGGAGTGTTTCGAGATTGCTAACTCTATCGGGGAGTTTCCCTTGATTATCCGGCCAGCGTTTACATTGGGAGGGACCGGGGGAGGGATTGCTTACAACAAGGAGGAGTTCGAGGCGATATGTAAATCGGGGCTTGCTGCTAGCTTGACATCTCAGGTTTTAGTTGAGAAGTCTTTGTTGGGGTGGAAGGAATATGAGCTTGAAGTGATGAGAGACTTGGCAGACAATGTGGTTATTATTTGTTCCATCGAGAATATCGACCCGATGGGCGTGCATACAGGGGACTCTATCACTGTGGCTCCTGCTCAGACATTGACTGACAAAGAGTACCAACGCCTCCGGGATTACTCCATTGCTATCATCAGGGAAATCGGGGTTGAATGTGGCGGTTCCAACGTACAATTTGCAGTCAATCCCGAAGACGGGGAGGTAATGATAATTGAAATGAACCCCAGGGTTTCAAGATCCTCAGCATTAGCCTCAAAAGCTACTGGTTTTCCAATTGCCAAGATGGCTGCAAAGCTCTCGGTTGGCTACTCACTGGACCAGATTCCTAACGACATCACAAAGAAAACACCCGCAAGCTTTGAACCTTCCATCGACTATGTTGTTACAAAG ATACCCCGGTTTGCTTTTGAGAAATTTCCTGGATCAGAGCCAATACTGACAACGCAAATGAAGTCTGTTGGTGAATCCATGGCTGTAGGCCGAACATTCCAAGAATCATTTCAAAAAGCAGTTCGGTCTTTAGAATGTGGTTATTCTGGCTGGGGTTGTGCCCCTATTAAAGAGCTAGACTGGGACTGGGACAAATTAAAGTACAATCTCCGTGTGCCTAATCCTGATCGCATTCATGCCATATATGCTGCAATGAAAAGGGGAATGAAGGTTAATGACATTCACGAGCTCAGTTTCATCGACAAGTGGTTCCTTACACAACTTAAGGAGCTTGTAGATGTTGAACAATATCTTTTGGCTCATAATTTGGCGACCTTGACAAAGGATGACTTCTATGAGGTGAAAAAGAGAGGTTTTAGTGACAAGCAGATAGCTTTTGCATTGAAATCAACTGAGAAAGAAGTTCGTTCAAAGCGTTTGTCGTTGGGCATAAAACCAGCATATAAGCGAGTTGATACATGCGCTGCAGAATTTGAGGCTGATACTCCGTATATGTACTCAACTTATGACGTCGAGTGTGAATCAGCTCCCACTCAAAGGAAGAAAGTTTTGATTTTGGGCGGTGGACCAAACCGAATTGGACAGGGAATTGAGTTTGATTACTGTTGCTGCCACACATCTTTTGCCCTTCAG GACGCTGGCTATGAAACAATCATGATGAATTCGAATCCCGAGACAGTATCTACAGATTATGACACAAGTGACCGTCTCTACTTTGAACCTCTAACGGTTGAAGATGTCCTGAATGTAATTGACTTGGAAAGACCTGATGGCATCATTGTGCAGTTCGGGGGTCAAACCCCGTTGAAACTGGCTCTTCCCATTCAGCAATACTTGGATGCAAACAAACCTAAGTGCAGAAGTGGGACCGAGTATGTTCGTATTTGGGGTACTTCACCTGATTCCATAGACGCTGCTGAGGATAGGGAGAGGTTTAATATTATCTTGAATGAACTAAAGATTGAGCAACCGAAAGGTGGCATTGCCAAGAGTGAAAAAGACGCTCTTGCCATTGCAGCGGATATAGGGTATCCGGTTGTTGTCCGGCCTTCCTATGTCTTGGGTGGCCGTGCAATGGAGATTGTTTACAGTGACGACAAGCTTGTGAAATACCTTGAAAACGCTGTCGAGGTGGACCCTGAGCGCCCTGTTTTGATTGACAAATATTTATCCGATGCCATCGAGATTGATGTCGATGCGCTTGCTGATTCACACGGTAATGTAGTGATTGGTGGAATTATGGAGCATATTGAGCAGGCTGGGGTTCACTCGGGTGACTCTGCTTGCATGCTTCCCACGCAAACAGTTTCGGCATCATGTCTCGACACAATCCGGTCATGGACCGCAAAATTAGCAAAGAGACTGAACGTGTGCGGGCTGATGAACTGTCAGTATGCAATCACGGCTTCTGGGGATGTTTTCTTGCTCGAGGCTAACCCCCGTGCATCACGAACTGTTCCTTTCGTGTCCAAGTCAATCGGGCGCCCGTTGGCTAAATACGCTTCACTTGTCATGTCAGGGAAATCTCTTCATGACATACAGTTCACCGAGGAGGTTATCCCAAGACATGTATCCGTCAAAGAGGCCGTTCTCCCATTCGAGAAATTCCAAGGCTGCGATGTGCTCCTCGGCCCCGAGATGCGCAGCACAGGCGAGGTAATGGGTATATACTTCGAGTCTTCAGTCGCTTTCGCCAAAGCGCAGATAGCAGCCGGCCAGAGGTTGCCACACTCTGGGACTCTGTTCCTGAGCTTAAACGACCTCACGAAGCCCCAACTCGCCACCATAGGCCGAGCTTTCGCAGACATCGGGTTTCAAATAGTTGCCACTTCCGGAACCGCACACGTGCTCGAATTGGAAAGCATTCCGGTGGAGAGAGTGCTGAAAATGCACGAAGGGAGGCCGCACGCTGGCGACCTGATCGCAAATGGGCAGATCCAGTTGATGGTGATCACTAGCTCGGGCGACACGCTCGACCAGATTGACGGGCGCAAACTGAGGAGGATGGCGCTTGCGTACAAGATCCCGGTGATCACCACCGTTGCCGGGGCGTTGGCCACTGCCAAGGCAATCAAGAGCTTGAAACAGAACAAGATTGTGATGTCAGCTCTTCAGGACTACTTCAACATTCCCACGGAAGCAGAGCGTGGCAAAAACCTGCAGTCTGCatcctccatttcttcttcttcttctagctGA
- the LOC116016944 gene encoding LOB domain-containing protein 1-like, with translation MESSCETTATAVTPPSSRSVSPSSSSSPPPPSSLVVSPCAACKILRRRCAEKCVLAPYFPPTDPIKFTTAHRVFGASNIIKFLQELPESQRADAVSSMVYEANARLRDPVYGSAGAICHLQKQVSELQAQLAQTQAELLNMQCQLQAQANHLMARVCMEMPPPSPLHQQSGLFDSTAATETAQHHGLLSTLSSLDDNNNFGHSFGWELQTMWT, from the exons ATGGAGTCATCATGTGAGACGACAGCAACCGCCGTTACTCCACCGTCATCTCGCTCCGTTTCGCCGTCATCCTCTTCTTCCCCTCCACCGCCGTCATCTCTGGTGGTGAGCCCTTGCGCCGCGTGTAAGATCCTGCGGCGGAGATGCGCCGAGAAATGTGTCTTGGCGCCCTATTTTCCTCCCACTGATCCAATCAAGTTCACCACCGCTCATCGTGTGTTCGGTGCTAgcaatattatcaaatttttgCAG GAACTGCCGGAGTCTCAGAGGGCCGACGCCGTGAGCAGCATGGTGTACGAGGCGAACGCGCGGCTGAGGGACCCAGTGTACGGCAGCGCCGGCGCGATCTGCCACCTGCAGAAGCAAGTGAGCGAGCTCCAGGCGCAGCTAGCGCAGACGCAGGCGGAGCTGCTCAACATGCAATGCCAGCTGCAAGCGCAAGCCAACCACCTCATGGCCCGCGTTTGCATGGAAATGCCGCCGCCGTCGCCTCTTCACCAGCAATCCGGTTTATTCGACAGCACGGCGGCGACAGAAACCGCCCAACATCATGGTCTCCTTAGTACCTTAAGCTCCCTCGACGACAACAACAATTTCGGTCATTCCTTCGGCTGGGAGCTGCAGACTATGTGGACATGA